One window of Tepidanaerobacter acetatoxydans Re1 genomic DNA carries:
- the murI gene encoding glutamate racemase yields the protein MDVRNKPIGVFDSGIGGLTVAGEIMKLLPKENIVYFGDTARVPYGPKSSEVVTQFAFEGLRFLLGKDVKLIVIACNTVSATCLDKLCASSPVPVIGVIEPGARAAVAATENQVVGVIGTERTIKSCAYERAIHALNKQIKIHSKACPLFVPLVEEGWLENEAAFYTAKTYLESLKKQGIDTLVLACTHYPLLKLTLGKVMGETVRLVDSAWETAREVQRILIDKNLKRQDNSPAFYQYFVSDNPEKFVQVGENFLKRPINPINVIDPQI from the coding sequence ATGGATGTTAGAAATAAACCCATAGGAGTTTTTGATTCAGGTATCGGAGGCCTGACTGTGGCCGGAGAAATTATGAAGCTGCTACCTAAAGAAAATATTGTATATTTTGGGGATACCGCTCGAGTGCCTTATGGGCCTAAATCCTCGGAAGTTGTTACACAATTTGCCTTTGAGGGACTTAGATTCTTACTGGGCAAGGATGTAAAACTGATTGTAATAGCGTGTAACACTGTCAGCGCTACATGTCTCGATAAACTTTGTGCATCATCACCGGTACCGGTCATAGGAGTGATAGAGCCGGGAGCAAGGGCGGCAGTGGCTGCCACTGAAAACCAAGTGGTCGGAGTAATCGGCACCGAACGCACCATAAAGAGTTGTGCATATGAAAGGGCTATACATGCACTAAATAAGCAAATAAAAATACATTCAAAAGCCTGTCCTCTCTTTGTGCCTTTAGTAGAGGAAGGATGGTTGGAAAATGAGGCTGCCTTTTATACTGCTAAAACCTATTTAGAATCTTTAAAGAAGCAGGGAATTGATACATTAGTGCTGGCATGTACACATTACCCCCTTTTAAAGCTTACTCTGGGGAAGGTTATGGGGGAAACTGTCCGGCTGGTGGATTCGGCTTGGGAAACAGCAAGAGAAGTACAACGTATTTTAATTGACAAAAACCTAAAGCGGCAGGACAATTCCCCGGCGTTTTACCAATACTTTGTCAGCGACAATCCGGAAAAATTTGTACAGGTAGGTGAAAATTTCTTAAAAAGACCTATAAATCCTATAAATGTAATCGACCCTCAAATTTAA
- the aroE gene encoding shikimate dehydrogenase has protein sequence MSSIYGLIGESLSHSLSPEIHESFFLKTGVLGKYGLFEVKRKYLHDAVLGLKALGIKGANVTIPYKTEIIRFLDNMSDEAEKIGAVNTLIVKEDKIAGDNTDYYGFGMTLDRHHIEPKGKTAVVLGTGGASRAIVQYLLDNDIGDITLVSTHVQKAKEQFPGLSIISYEDLHCINERDILINCTPVGMFPNMKDSPVCAAHVAKFKAVIDLIYNPKQTILLKSAQELNIPAINGLYMLVAQAAKAQELWNEIAVDKKIIELVYLQIDGKIR, from the coding sequence GTGAGCAGTATATATGGCCTCATAGGTGAAAGTTTAAGTCATAGCCTTTCACCGGAAATCCATGAAAGTTTTTTCCTTAAAACCGGTGTTTTAGGAAAGTACGGGCTTTTTGAGGTAAAAAGAAAATACTTGCATGATGCCGTCCTAGGGCTCAAGGCTCTCGGCATAAAGGGCGCAAATGTCACTATTCCTTATAAGACGGAGATTATCAGGTTTCTTGATAATATGTCTGATGAAGCTGAAAAAATAGGAGCTGTCAATACATTAATTGTAAAAGAAGATAAAATCGCGGGGGATAATACGGATTACTACGGTTTTGGCATGACACTTGACAGGCATCATATTGAGCCAAAAGGCAAAACTGCGGTAGTCCTGGGGACAGGAGGCGCATCCAGAGCAATTGTGCAATACCTTTTGGACAATGACATAGGAGATATTACCCTAGTAAGTACTCATGTTCAAAAGGCCAAGGAGCAATTTCCGGGTTTAAGCATTATATCATATGAAGATTTGCACTGCATAAATGAAAGGGATATTTTGATAAACTGCACTCCGGTCGGCATGTTTCCAAATATGAAAGACAGTCCTGTTTGTGCTGCCCATGTTGCAAAATTCAAAGCTGTGATTGATCTCATATACAATCCAAAACAGACCATTCTTTTAAAGTCAGCCCAGGAGCTTAATATACCGGCAATAAACGGACTTTATATGTTGGTGGCTCAGGCGGCAAAAGCTCAAGAGCTGTGGAATGAAATTGCTGTTGATAAAAAAATTATTGAACTGGTTTATCTGCAAATAGATGGGAAGATCAGATAA
- a CDS encoding prephenate dehydrogenase yields MDYSDFSMTVVGLGLIGGSLAMAIKDRLKPKNLWGIDVNTNALDYAESAGLINRGFLSAKEPLQKSDFVFICIYPRETAEFIRQNMDNFKSGAVITDTTGIKVPIISEIGSILRDDVDYISGHPMAGRESKGLEFARENIFEGADYLITPTEKNKPENIALIEDIVKQLGFGHVVRLTPQQHDNMIAFVSHLPHVIAAALVLNPILEKETLYFGGSFRDITRVGRINPDLWSQLLLDNGDYVIKHLKIFEDSIQDFIQVIDSQDETRLKALLAKACERKEGLDLSVDARCKSGK; encoded by the coding sequence ATGGATTATTCAGACTTTAGTATGACGGTTGTCGGACTTGGACTTATAGGCGGTTCTCTGGCTATGGCCATTAAAGATAGGCTGAAGCCAAAAAACTTATGGGGTATAGATGTCAATACGAATGCGTTGGACTATGCCGAAAGTGCGGGACTTATTAACCGAGGCTTTTTATCTGCAAAAGAACCCCTCCAAAAATCTGATTTTGTCTTTATTTGCATATATCCTCGGGAAACTGCGGAATTCATAAGACAGAACATGGATAATTTCAAGTCCGGCGCCGTCATAACCGATACTACAGGTATCAAGGTGCCCATTATTTCCGAGATAGGCTCGATTTTAAGGGATGATGTGGATTACATAAGCGGACACCCCATGGCCGGCCGAGAGAGTAAGGGGCTGGAATTTGCACGGGAAAATATTTTTGAGGGTGCGGATTATTTAATAACACCTACCGAAAAAAATAAACCTGAAAATATTGCACTAATAGAGGATATCGTAAAGCAATTGGGCTTCGGCCATGTAGTCCGGCTAACTCCGCAGCAGCATGATAATATGATTGCTTTTGTAAGCCATCTCCCCCATGTGATTGCTGCGGCATTGGTCTTAAATCCAATTTTGGAAAAGGAAACTCTGTATTTCGGAGGCAGCTTTCGGGATATAACAAGAGTTGGCCGCATAAACCCTGATTTATGGTCACAACTGCTGCTGGATAATGGGGATTATGTTATAAAGCACTTGAAAATCTTTGAAGACAGCATACAAGATTTTATACAAGTCATCGACAGCCAAGATGAAACCCGGCTCAAAGCTCTTTTAGCAAAGGCATGCGAGCGAAAGGAGGGGCTTGATTTAAGTGTTGACGCTCGATGTAAATCCGGGAAATAA
- the aroA gene encoding 3-phosphoshikimate 1-carboxyvinyltransferase: MKNLEVSLPFPNGEVFIPPSKSISHRMLICAGLAEGESILQNIAFSDDIIATKNGIKAFGAKIRYLGNYISDKANDVAVKGIKLANIRDNLTIDCKESGSTLRFLIPIALAYGKQVTFIGRGRLFDRPLDVFYDVFRKHGINYFMENDKPSLTVAGKLKPDTFNIKGNVSSQFISGLLFALPLLEGDSLIITTTPVESKAYIDLTIDALKRFDVKVENQDYEQFSIKGRQIYKAADCRVEGDFSQGAFWLAAGVLGGSITCFNLDINSHQGDKYIVDIIRKMGAQPVIGKNFIKVEASNTHGVTVDAAQCPDLVPIVAVLGALSRGTTQILNAGRLRIKESDRLKAISLELSHLGAKIVELADGLIIEGRDMLDGGIVDSWNDHRIAMALAVASVRCRNPVIIKHSDAVSKSYPGFWKDFIKLGGVVDEFDFRA, from the coding sequence ATGAAAAACCTAGAGGTGTCATTGCCTTTTCCCAATGGTGAAGTCTTTATTCCTCCCTCAAAAAGCATAAGCCACCGCATGCTTATATGTGCAGGTCTTGCCGAAGGGGAAAGCATATTGCAAAATATTGCGTTTTCCGATGATATTATTGCCACTAAAAACGGCATAAAGGCATTTGGAGCAAAAATCCGATACCTCGGCAATTATATCAGTGATAAGGCAAATGATGTTGCCGTTAAGGGAATCAAGCTCGCAAATATCAGGGATAACTTGACAATAGACTGCAAGGAATCCGGTTCTACCCTGAGGTTTTTAATACCGATTGCATTAGCTTACGGAAAGCAGGTTACGTTTATCGGACGTGGAAGGCTTTTTGATAGGCCGCTTGATGTGTTTTATGATGTGTTTAGGAAACATGGCATAAATTATTTTATGGAAAATGACAAACCGTCTTTGACTGTTGCAGGTAAACTAAAGCCGGATACATTTAATATAAAAGGTAATGTAAGCTCCCAATTCATTTCCGGCCTGCTATTTGCCCTTCCCTTGCTGGAAGGCGACTCCCTTATCATAACAACAACCCCGGTAGAATCAAAGGCATACATAGACCTTACGATTGATGCTTTGAAAAGGTTTGATGTGAAAGTGGAAAATCAAGATTATGAGCAGTTTTCTATAAAAGGCAGGCAAATTTATAAAGCCGCTGACTGCCGTGTGGAGGGAGATTTTTCCCAGGGGGCTTTTTGGCTTGCCGCAGGGGTTTTAGGCGGTAGTATTACCTGCTTTAATCTAGATATCAATTCACATCAAGGCGATAAATACATCGTTGATATAATCCGCAAAATGGGCGCACAGCCTGTCATAGGAAAGAATTTTATTAAAGTCGAAGCATCAAATACTCATGGGGTAACTGTAGATGCGGCACAATGCCCCGACCTGGTACCCATCGTTGCTGTGCTGGGGGCTTTAAGCCGGGGAACTACGCAAATCTTAAATGCCGGGCGGCTGCGAATAAAGGAATCCGACAGGCTAAAGGCCATATCTTTGGAGCTTAGCCACTTGGGGGCAAAAATCGTGGAACTTGCCGACGGCCTTATCATAGAAGGTAGGGATATGCTTGATGGCGGTATTGTTGACAGTTGGAACGACCACAGGATAGCCATGGCACTTGCCGTAGCCTCTGTCAGATGTCGCAACCCAGTCATCATAAAGCACAGTGATGCGGTAAGTAAATCTTACCCGGGGTTTTGGAAGGATTTTATAAAGTTGGGAGGTGTGGTAGATGAGTTCGATTTTCGGGCGTAA
- a CDS encoding small, acid-soluble spore protein, alpha/beta type, with product MAARRRSVMSEDLKYELAKELGVADTVAKEGWGGVSSRNCGNLVRLAIEKAEKALAEENGNPKK from the coding sequence ATGGCTGCTCGTCGTCGTAGTGTCATGTCTGAGGACCTCAAGTATGAACTTGCAAAGGAACTTGGTGTGGCTGACACGGTGGCGAAAGAAGGATGGGGTGGAGTTTCTTCCAGAAATTGTGGTAATTTGGTAAGACTTGCTATTGAAAAAGCGGAAAAAGCACTGGCCGAAGAGAATGGGAACCCCAAGAAATAG
- the aroB gene encoding 3-dehydroquinate synthase — MLTLDVNPGNKTYTVYIEKGLICRLGSMLKNTVKAEKVAVITDENVNGLYGKQVLNSLESEGFDTYLIVVDAGERSKSSSTLMKVYKELLDSKITRWDCILTLGGGVVGDLGGFAAATFLRGIPYVQVPTSLIAQVDSSIGGKVGIDLPEGKNLIGSFYHPEAVFIDTNLLNTLDERFFSDGMGEVIKYGCIKNRSLFEQLLNFKTKDELLSNMEQIILTCLNIKKEVVEQDERDTGCRMILNFGHTLGHAIEKYFDYITYTHGEGVAIGMYQITKKSEQMGITEPGTSQLLKEAFLKYGLPYELPQANINELINAIGTDKKSSGKYINIVLLKSIGECFVEKISQNKVFEFFSF, encoded by the coding sequence GTGTTGACGCTCGATGTAAATCCGGGAAATAAAACTTATACCGTGTATATTGAAAAAGGTTTGATTTGTCGGCTGGGAAGTATGTTAAAAAATACAGTAAAGGCTGAAAAGGTTGCCGTTATTACCGATGAAAACGTCAATGGCCTTTATGGCAAGCAGGTATTAAACTCATTGGAGTCAGAAGGTTTTGACACATATTTAATTGTAGTTGACGCAGGAGAAAGAAGTAAATCTTCATCTACGCTTATGAAGGTATATAAAGAATTGCTCGATAGCAAAATCACCCGATGGGACTGCATTCTTACATTGGGAGGCGGAGTTGTGGGAGATTTGGGAGGATTTGCGGCAGCTACTTTTTTACGAGGAATCCCTTATGTCCAAGTTCCCACAAGCCTTATTGCTCAGGTCGACAGCAGCATAGGCGGTAAGGTGGGCATCGATTTGCCGGAAGGTAAAAACTTAATCGGCAGTTTCTACCATCCTGAAGCCGTATTTATTGATACAAACCTTTTGAATACCCTTGATGAAAGATTTTTCAGCGATGGCATGGGCGAAGTAATAAAATATGGCTGCATAAAAAATCGCAGTCTTTTTGAACAGCTTCTGAATTTTAAAACAAAGGATGAGCTTTTAAGCAATATGGAGCAAATCATACTTACATGTTTGAATATTAAAAAAGAAGTAGTGGAACAGGACGAGCGAGATACCGGCTGCCGAATGATATTAAATTTCGGGCATACCCTGGGTCATGCCATAGAAAAATATTTCGATTATATCACATATACTCATGGGGAAGGAGTGGCGATAGGGATGTACCAGATAACTAAAAAAAGCGAACAAATGGGCATAACCGAACCCGGCACAAGCCAACTCTTGAAAGAGGCCTTTTTAAAATACGGACTTCCTTATGAACTGCCTCAAGCTAATATAAACGAGCTTATAAATGCTATCGGTACAGATAAAAAAAGCAGTGGCAAGTATATCAATATTGTATTGCTAAAATCCATCGGGGAATGTTTTGTAGAGAAGATTAGTCAAAATAAAGTCTTTGAGTTTTTTAGTTTTTAA
- a CDS encoding peptidoglycan-binding domain-containing protein: MRLPVIPFGSRPLKKQKPLLKGSDVRHLQQVLKRLGVFNARIDGVFGYETMQAVREFQRAFHIKQNGIVDDDEFEILKELMRCGINKWRTIQRDYRHSGYSPVPIPKQLKISWIRPIPDIIGLNCSADRLIVTTRKEVLAIDLKSGERLWKSSELFPESSSTIFEGHVIVPAWRLA, from the coding sequence TTGAGACTACCTGTAATACCTTTTGGCAGTCGACCGCTTAAAAAACAAAAGCCGCTATTGAAAGGCAGTGATGTGCGTCATTTGCAGCAGGTATTAAAGAGACTGGGAGTCTTTAATGCTCGTATTGATGGAGTGTTCGGCTATGAGACCATGCAAGCAGTCAGAGAATTCCAAAGGGCTTTTCATATAAAACAAAACGGTATCGTGGATGATGATGAATTTGAAATACTAAAAGAACTTATGCGATGCGGCATCAATAAATGGCGCACAATACAACGGGATTATAGGCATTCGGGCTATTCGCCTGTTCCAATCCCCAAACAACTTAAAATCAGCTGGATTAGGCCCATCCCTGATATAATCGGATTAAATTGCTCGGCGGACAGATTAATCGTAACAACTCGAAAAGAAGTCCTTGCCATAGATTTAAAATCCGGCGAAAGACTTTGGAAAAGCTCGGAATTGTTTCCCGAAAGTTCATCTACAATTTTTGAAGGCCATGTAATCGTGCCTGCCTGGCGCTTAGCTTAG
- the aroF gene encoding 3-deoxy-7-phosphoheptulonate synthase — MIVVMKTDADPDDVHTVKSKISDMKLEVYESIGLNYHLIGIVGDTSKVDAESFTGIQSVKKVIHVQEPYKKASRLFHPEDSVISVGDKTIGGNKLAIIAGPCSVESREQIIHVAEKVKEAGAGFLRGGAFKPRTSPYSFQGLKEEGLELLKYAREKTGLPIVVELMSQDKLDLYERDVDIIQIGARNMQNFELLKAVGQTRKPILLKRGLSATIEELLMAAEYIMAGGNENIILCERGIRTFENYTRNTLDLSAIPAIKKSSHLPVIVDPSHASGIWWMVEPLAKAAVAVGADGIMVEVHNDPANALCDGSQSIKPEKFKHLVDSIREIARIQNREI, encoded by the coding sequence ATGATAGTAGTAATGAAGACCGATGCAGACCCCGACGATGTCCATACTGTTAAAAGCAAAATCTCGGATATGAAACTTGAGGTGTATGAATCCATAGGCTTGAACTACCATCTGATAGGTATTGTGGGAGATACTAGCAAAGTTGATGCCGAGAGTTTTACCGGAATTCAAAGTGTTAAGAAGGTCATTCATGTGCAGGAACCTTATAAAAAGGCCAGTCGGCTTTTTCATCCGGAAGATTCCGTAATTTCTGTAGGCGATAAAACCATCGGTGGGAACAAGCTTGCAATAATCGCAGGCCCTTGCTCGGTTGAAAGCAGGGAACAGATAATCCATGTAGCCGAAAAGGTTAAGGAGGCAGGAGCAGGCTTTTTAAGGGGAGGTGCTTTTAAGCCCAGGACATCGCCCTATAGTTTCCAAGGTCTTAAAGAGGAAGGGCTGGAATTGTTAAAATACGCCCGGGAAAAAACCGGCCTCCCCATTGTTGTTGAATTAATGTCACAGGACAAGTTAGACCTTTATGAACGAGATGTGGATATTATTCAGATAGGCGCAAGAAATATGCAGAACTTTGAGCTGCTGAAGGCCGTAGGCCAGACCAGAAAACCCATTTTATTAAAAAGAGGCCTGTCGGCAACTATTGAGGAGCTTTTGATGGCAGCCGAATATATAATGGCCGGCGGCAATGAAAATATCATATTATGTGAAAGAGGAATTAGGACATTTGAAAATTACACTCGAAATACCCTTGACTTAAGCGCAATCCCTGCCATCAAAAAGTCAAGCCATCTTCCGGTAATAGTAGACCCCAGTCACGCCTCCGGCATATGGTGGATGGTAGAACCTCTTGCAAAGGCTGCAGTTGCCGTAGGGGCAGACGGTATAATGGTAGAGGTTCACAATGACCCTGCTAATGCCTTGTGCGACGGCAGTCAGTCCATCAAACCTGAAAAATTTAAGCATCTGGTAGACAGCATTAGAGAAATAGCCAGAATACAAAATCGCGAAATATAG
- a CDS encoding PQQ-binding-like beta-propeller repeat protein, giving the protein MAILDFYSGKTQKTLKQDNFILPAAANKTQIYAPSSGTLYCFNQSGDMKWNYKTYGAYITSPAIGYDFVYFASYDRCIYCLDEKGILCWKTKISDIIQIPPAIWDGKVFTISCDSWVSALNPLVGEIIWRKKIADEEFMMPAFHQDFMLLANYRGEVTALSFQRAEVIWVIDLPDAPTTLPIVCPNTFFIGTESGLMAYDIKTLDAKTHLEGKKITAIVPGAMSLFAATQRELIKLSPE; this is encoded by the coding sequence TTGGCAATTTTAGACTTTTACTCAGGGAAAACTCAAAAAACCTTAAAACAGGATAACTTCATTTTGCCGGCAGCAGCCAACAAAACACAAATTTATGCTCCTTCTTCCGGAACCCTCTATTGTTTTAATCAAAGTGGCGATATGAAATGGAATTATAAAACCTACGGAGCCTATATTACTTCTCCAGCCATAGGTTATGACTTTGTTTATTTTGCCTCATATGACAGATGTATTTACTGTTTGGATGAAAAAGGTATTCTTTGCTGGAAAACCAAGATATCGGATATCATACAAATACCTCCGGCCATATGGGACGGCAAGGTTTTTACCATTTCATGCGATTCATGGGTTTCTGCTTTAAATCCATTGGTGGGGGAAATCATTTGGAGGAAGAAGATTGCCGATGAGGAGTTTATGATGCCGGCCTTTCATCAGGATTTTATGCTGCTGGCAAATTACAGAGGTGAAGTTACCGCACTGAGTTTTCAGAGAGCAGAGGTTATATGGGTCATAGATTTGCCGGATGCTCCGACTACTTTGCCCATTGTATGCCCCAATACATTTTTTATAGGCACAGAGAGTGGCCTTATGGCTTATGATATCAAAACATTAGATGCTAAAACGCATCTTGAAGGTAAAAAAATAACTGCAATAGTTCCGGGGGCCATGAGCTTATTTGCAGCAACTCAACGAGAACTGATAAAACTTTCTCCCGAGTAA
- a CDS encoding chorismate mutase yields MDELEELRARIDEIDAKLVELFEKRMEISHKIALYKIANDMPITNDEREKEVLNKNIARLKDRGFEPKLVEFFSMLFKLSKEVQNEEFKKQTKYQ; encoded by the coding sequence ATGGACGAATTGGAAGAACTGAGAGCCCGGATAGATGAAATAGACGCTAAGCTTGTAGAGCTGTTTGAAAAGCGGATGGAAATATCGCATAAGATTGCTTTATATAAGATAGCAAATGATATGCCTATAACAAATGACGAAAGAGAAAAGGAAGTCTTAAACAAAAATATAGCAAGATTAAAGGACAGGGGTTTTGAACCTAAGCTTGTGGAATTTTTTTCAATGCTTTTTAAGTTGAGTAAAGAAGTTCAGAATGAAGAATTTAAAAAACAGACTAAATATCAATGA
- the aroC gene encoding chorismate synthase, producing the protein MSSIFGRNFKVSIFGESHGKAVGVVLDGLPSGIRLNMEFIEQEMARRRPGKSPLSTLRSESDSFEILSGYFNEATTGTPLCAVIFNSDCASDDYAPMKSLLRPGHVDYTGFVKYGGFNDYRGGGHFSGRLTAPLVFAGAVAKQALQMDNILVGSHVKSICHAEDESFDSANIDENTLKELRNLAIPVLNRDAGEKMAQCILDAKNDRDSVGGVIETAVLNLQPGLGSPFFDSMESCLAHILFSIPAVKGVEFGEGFNITKMRGSKANDAFIIDENKIKTATNYNGGILGGITNGMPVVFRVAIKPTPSIGIQQQTVDFLKNQEATISVKGRHDPCIVPRAVPVIEAAAAIVILDLILERYGEAWTNWKN; encoded by the coding sequence ATGAGTTCGATTTTCGGGCGTAATTTTAAGGTCTCTATTTTTGGCGAATCACATGGCAAGGCCGTTGGTGTCGTTTTGGACGGACTGCCTTCCGGCATCAGGCTAAATATGGAGTTTATTGAGCAAGAAATGGCTCGAAGGCGGCCGGGAAAAAGCCCACTTTCAACTTTGCGGTCTGAAAGTGATTCCTTTGAAATACTGAGCGGATATTTTAACGAAGCCACTACCGGCACGCCCCTTTGTGCGGTAATTTTCAACAGTGACTGTGCATCGGATGACTATGCCCCGATGAAAAGTTTACTGCGGCCGGGCCATGTCGATTACACGGGTTTCGTCAAATACGGCGGGTTTAATGACTATCGTGGCGGAGGTCATTTTTCAGGCAGGCTCACGGCTCCGCTGGTTTTTGCAGGAGCAGTGGCAAAACAGGCTTTGCAAATGGACAACATCCTCGTCGGAAGCCATGTAAAAAGCATCTGTCATGCGGAAGACGAAAGCTTTGACAGTGCAAATATCGATGAAAATACTTTAAAAGAATTAAGAAACCTCGCAATCCCGGTTTTAAACCGAGATGCAGGCGAAAAAATGGCACAGTGCATATTGGATGCGAAAAACGACAGGGATTCGGTGGGAGGTGTTATCGAAACCGCTGTCCTCAACCTGCAGCCGGGGCTGGGCTCACCCTTTTTTGACAGTATGGAGAGCTGTCTTGCACATATTTTATTTTCCATACCGGCAGTAAAAGGCGTTGAATTCGGTGAAGGTTTTAATATTACAAAAATGAGAGGGTCTAAAGCAAATGACGCATTTATAATAGATGAAAATAAAATTAAAACAGCAACAAATTATAACGGCGGCATACTCGGCGGGATTACGAACGGGATGCCGGTGGTGTTTAGGGTTGCGATAAAACCTACTCCTTCCATAGGCATCCAACAGCAAACGGTCGATTTTTTAAAAAATCAAGAAGCAACAATATCAGTCAAAGGCAGGCATGACCCCTGTATTGTGCCGAGAGCGGTACCGGTGATAGAAGCGGCGGCAGCTATTGTTATCTTAGATTTGATTTTGGAAAGGTATGGTGAGGCATGGACGAATTGGAAGAACTGA
- a CDS encoding shikimate kinase, giving the protein MKDNYDNIVLIGMPGSGKTSIGRILAKKINMCFYDLDEYIERKSGKRITEIFAIYGERHFRTLESCAVKEISSKTNAVISTGGGVVLDSKNMHVLNKRGIIFFINRPVEDIANDIEISCRPLLANDRDNIYRLYKDRYELYKKCSDFEILNDRGILEAVKQIIEILNRNYA; this is encoded by the coding sequence ATGAAAGATAACTACGACAATATCGTGTTAATAGGTATGCCGGGCTCGGGAAAAACAAGTATCGGCAGGATTTTAGCAAAAAAGATTAATATGTGCTTTTATGATTTGGATGAATATATTGAACGCAAATCCGGGAAAAGAATAACGGAAATTTTCGCCATATACGGGGAAAGGCATTTCCGAACACTTGAAAGCTGTGCGGTGAAGGAAATAAGCAGCAAAACAAATGCTGTCATTTCCACCGGCGGAGGAGTAGTGCTTGACAGTAAAAATATGCATGTTTTAAATAAGAGAGGCATTATATTCTTTATAAATCGCCCTGTGGAAGATATAGCCAATGATATAGAAATTTCCTGCAGGCCGCTGCTTGCAAATGACAGGGATAACATATACCGGCTTTATAAGGATAGGTATGAGCTTTACAAAAAATGCTCCGACTTTGAGATTTTAAATGATAGAGGAATTTTAGAAGCGGTAAAGCAAATAATAGAGATTTTAAATAGGAATTATGCTTAA
- the aroQ gene encoding type II 3-dehydroquinate dehydratase, producing the protein MNILIINGPNINMLGIREKDIYGGKTYKDMCDLLYKSAKEMGICLVIVQNNIEGEIINYIQGAYGKYDGIIINPGAYTHYSIAIYDALKAIDIPAVEVHISNIQAREEFRKKSVTAGACIGQICGFGIYGYIMAMLALKNILE; encoded by the coding sequence ATGAACATACTTATAATCAACGGACCAAATATTAATATGCTGGGTATAAGGGAAAAAGACATATACGGCGGTAAAACCTATAAAGATATGTGCGACTTGCTGTATAAAAGTGCAAAGGAAATGGGTATTTGCCTGGTTATTGTCCAAAATAATATCGAAGGAGAAATAATCAACTATATTCAGGGCGCATACGGCAAGTATGATGGTATCATAATAAATCCCGGAGCCTACACCCATTATAGTATTGCCATATATGATGCCTTAAAAGCCATTGACATTCCGGCAGTAGAAGTGCATATAAGTAATATTCAGGCAAGGGAAGAATTCAGAAAAAAATCGGTTACTGCCGGAGCGTGCATCGGGCAGATTTGCGGTTTTGGTATTTATGGATATATAATGGCAATGCTTGCATTGAAAAATATCTTAGAATAA